TATGGGGTTTTTAGATTTAGGCTGCCTCTTGTTAAATTATGAATTGTGAGGTTGGATTTTTGGCTATggtaatttttcttaaaaatgttTTGGACTGCCCCTTTTATTGTATTATGAATTTAGATTATGGTTTTAAGGTTCTGACTGCCATTTTATTGTATAGTGAATTTGTGGTCATGGATTTATGTTTATGGTTTTTCACATTTTCGATGCCGTGTCATCATGTTAAAGAATTATGAACAATGGTTTACATTTATGGGGTTTTTAGTTTACTGTCATCATATTATATCATGAATCTGTAAATATGatttatgattatgaattttcaatttttcactaACCTTTTACAGTATTATGAGTTCATTATGATGGTTTCAGCCAAAGGCTACATGCTTTCTCATGATTTTGTTTGCTTAAATTTCTGTTTCTGCTTTGGATTTGATCCAGTTTCCAAATCAATTTAGAGGATTAGTACATGGATCCTCCTCCTTCATTGTCTTGCGCATATATGTGTCTAGGTTCCGCCAAATCTTGGCCTGGGTCTTGATTTCACTTTTCAGTTAGCTTGTCATTCTTTTGCCTAATTTCTCTAATTTTACTTTTGTGATAGGaatgacgaagaagaagaagaagggcaaACCAGCTTCCCAAAAGGCAGCACCTACTGGCTCCAAAACTAAGAAGCGAAATTTGCCTCAGAGCACTGAAGAGCCTTCCAAGTCTCGGAAAATGCCCAAGCGGGCTGCTGCATGTACAGACTTTAAAGAGAAGTCTGTTCACATTTCTGAAAAATCTAATCTTATTGAAAGCAAGAAGGATCGAGTAGTTGATCAAGAAACTGATGCTATACTCCTGACTTCTGGCGAGGACCAAGATGCAGCACGCCCAAACAGACGGCTGACTGATTTTATTGTGCATGATGAAAGTGGGTTACCCCAGCCTGTTGAGATGTTGGAAGTTGCTGACATGTTTATATCTGGTACTATATTGCCTCTCAATGAAAGTTCTGACAAGGACAAGGAAAGAGGTGTTAGATGTGAAGGTTTTGGGCGAATAGAATCTTGGAACATCTCTGGTTATGAAGAGGGCTCTCCTGTGATATGGCTCTCAACTGATGTTGCTGATTATGATTGTCGTAAACCTGCCAGCTCCTATAGGAAATACCATGATCAATTCTTTGAGAAAGCGCGCGCTTCCATAGAGGTTTACAAAAAGCTGTCAAAATCCAAATCTGACACTACTCTTGATGAATTACTTGCTGCCATTGCTCGATCAATGAGTGGAACCAAATTCTTTTCCGGTACTGCAGCTATCAAAGAATTTGTTATATCTCAAGGCGAGTTTATCTATGATCAACTGGTAGGTTTGGAGGAAACATCAAAGAAGAATGATCTGCCGTTTACAGAGCTGCCTGTTCTTGCTGCCCTTAGAGATGAGAGCAGAAAGTGTGGAAGTTTTGTGCAATCAAAACCGGCAACTTCAAGTGGAACTCTAAAGATTGGTTCGGAAGTTATAGGCGGAGAGGATGGATTGATTTCAGCCGGTTCATCCATAGTTGAAGCTGAGGAAAATGAGGATGTAAAGTTGGCAAGACTTTTGCAAGAAGAAGAGTACTGGAAGTCAATGAAACAGAAAAAGCGTCAGGGTTCTGCCCCTGGGTCGAGCAAATACTACATCAAAATTAATGAAGATGAGATTGCCAATGATTATCCTCTACCTGCTTATTACAAGAATTCCATTGAAGAAACTGACGAGTTCATAGTTTTTGACAATGACTATGATATCTTAAATGTTGATGACCTTCCTCGAAGCATGCTTCATAATTGGTGTCTGTACAATTCAGACTCAAGATTGATTTCGTTGGAACTTCTTCCAATGAAACCTTGTGCAGACATTGATGTTACCATTTTTGGGTCGGGGGTTATGACTGGAGATGATGGAAGCGGCTTTTTTCTTGATTCTGATGGTTCTTCAAGTGGTCCAGGAGCAAAGGATGCTGATGGAATGCCGATTTACTTGAGTGCAATAAAGGAGTGGATGATTGAATTGggagcatcaatgatctcaataTCAATCCGAACAGATTTGGCCTGGTATAGACTTGGACAGCCATCTAAGCAGTATGCTCTGTGGTATGAACCAATTCTAAAAACAGCAAAGGTTGGTAGAAGCATAATCACTTTGCTGAAAGAGCAAAGTCGAGTAGCACGGCTTTCTTTTGCAGAGGTCATTAAGAGATTGTCAGGGTTTCCAAAGGACCACTGTGCGTACATTTCTTCTGATCCGGCATTTGTTGAGAGATATGTGGTTGTCCATGGACAGATAATACTGCAACTGTTTTCAGAATTTCCTGATGCGCAGATTAAAAAGTGCCCATTTGTGGTTGGACTTACAAAGAAAATGGAGGAGAGACACCATACTAAGTGGTtggtaaagaagaagaaggttgtGGAGAAGAGTGGATCAAACTTGAACCCGAGGGCATCCATGGGACCTGTGGTTTCCAAGAAGAAGGCAATGCGGGCTACAACAACAAGGCTGATCAACAGAATCTGGGGGGAGTACTATTTAAATTACTCTCCAGAAGATTCGAATGAGGAGGAAGCTAATGGtgaaaagaaagaggaggaagttGAAGAAGAGGAGGATAAGGAGGACATAGAagaggatgatgatgaagagAACGATAATGCAGCAGTAACGGAACAAGCCCAGAAGCCTAGTTCAATTTCAAGACAAACTAAATCATGCTCCAACAACAAGGAGATTCTGTGGGATGGGGAGCCTGTAGGCACAACATGTTCTGGCGAAGCTCTTTATATGCGTGCCAGTCTTCGTGGAGATGAAATTTCTGTTGGTGGTGCAGTCTTGGTAGAACTTGATGGATCAGATGAACTTCCTGCCATTTATTATGTGGAGTATATGTATGAAACAAGAAATGGAAGCAAAATGTTTCATGGGAGATTGATGGAACGAGGATCTCAGACTGTTCTTGGCAACACTGCCAACGAGAGGGAGGTATTTTTGACAAATGAGTGCACGAACTTGGCATTAAAGGTTGTTAAAGAGACATCCGTTGTGGATATCAAATTATTGCCGTGGGGGCATCAGTACAGGAAGGAGAATGAGGAAGCTAGCCAAAAAGACAGAGAAAGGGCAGAAGATAG
Above is a window of Malus sylvestris chromosome 15, drMalSylv7.2, whole genome shotgun sequence DNA encoding:
- the LOC126604995 gene encoding DNA (cytosine-5)-methyltransferase 1-like isoform X3, translated to MTKKKKKGKPASQKAAPTGSKTKKRNLPQSTEEPSKSRKMPKRAAACTDFKEKSVHISEKSNLIESKKDRVVDQETDAILLTSGEDQDAARPNRRLTDFIVHDESGLPQPVEMLEVADMFISGTILPLNESSDKDKERGVRCEGFGRIESWNISGYEEGSPVIWLSTDVADYDCRKPASSYRKYHDQFFEKARASIEVYKKLSKSKSDTTLDELLAAIARSMSGTKFFSGTAAIKEFVISQGEFIYDQLVGLEETSKKNDLPFTELPVLAALRDESRKCGSFVQSKPATSSGTLKIGSEVIGGEDGLISAGSSIVEAEENEDVKLARLLQEEEYWKSMKQKKRQGSAPGSSKYYIKINEDEIANDYPLPAYYKNSIEETDEFIVFDNDYDILNVDDLPRSMLHNWCLYNSDSRLISLELLPMKPCADIDVTIFGSGVMTGDDGSGFFLDSDGSSSGPGAKDADGMPIYLSAIKEWMIELGASMISISIRTDLAWYRLGQPSKQYALWYEPILKTAKVGRSIITLLKEQSRVARLSFAEVIKRLSGFPKDHCAYISSDPAFVERYVVVHGQIILQLFSEFPDAQIKKCPFVVGLTKKMEERHHTKWLVKKKKVVEKSGSNLNPRASMGPVVSKKKAMRATTTRLINRIWGEYYLNYSPEDSNEEEANGEKKEEEVEEEEDKEDIEEDDDEENDNAAVTEQAQKPSSISRQTKSCSNNKEILWDGEPVGTTCSGEALYMRASLRGDEISVGGAVLVELDGSDELPAIYYVEYMYETRNGSKMFHGRLMERGSQTVLGNTANEREVFLTNECTNLALKVVKETSVVDIKLLPWGHQYRKENEEASQKDRERAEDRKKKGLPTEYYCKSLYCPGEGAFFSLSCDTMGLGSGACNSCKVNEAEEAKEIFKVNSPKTGFVYRGAEYSVHDYVYLSPHLFSTERMETETFKAGRNLGLRAYVVCQVLEIIGTKESKRPGPESTQVKVRRFFRPEDISVEKAYCSDIREVYYSEETHLVTVDDIEGKCEVRKKSDLPVCNAPVTFEHIFFCEYLYDPSNGSIKQLLAATKLRYSTGGGGAESRKRKGKIKEGEDVSEVEKQRVDAEQKRLATLDIFAGCGGLSEGLRQAGISLTKWAIEYEEPAGDAFKLNHPESLVFINNCNVILRAVMEKCGDTDDCISTSEAAELAKALDEKVKNDLPLPWQVDFINGGPPCQGFSGMNRFNQSTWSKVQCEMILAFLSFADYFRPKYFLLENVRNLVSFNKGQTFRLTLASLLEMGYQVRFGILEAGAYGVSQSRKRAFIWAAAPDEILPEWPEPMHVFGVPELKINLSGNSYYAAVRSTAGGAPFRSITVRDTIGDLPAVGNGASKVNLEYEGDPISWFQKKMRGEMAVLTDHISKEMNELNLIRCQRIPKRPGADWQCLPDEKVKLSTGQIVDLIPWCLPNTAKRHNQWKGLFGRLDWEGNFPTSITDPQPMGKVGMCFHPDQDRILTVRECARSQGFRDSYQFSGNILHKHRQIGNAVPPTLAYALGRKLKEAVDSKNKAEE
- the LOC126604995 gene encoding DNA (cytosine-5)-methyltransferase 1-like isoform X1; protein product: MGSAAAAEAAEAAAVLETKGANGAKPPASPSSGMTKKKKKGKPASQKAAPTGSKTKKRNLPQSTEEPSKSRKMPKRAAACTDFKEKSVHISEKSNLIESKKDRVVDQETDAILLTSGEDQDAARPNRRLTDFIVHDESGLPQPVEMLEVADMFISGTILPLNESSDKDKERGVRCEGFGRIESWNISGYEEGSPVIWLSTDVADYDCRKPASSYRKYHDQFFEKARASIEVYKKLSKSKSDTTLDELLAAIARSMSGTKFFSGTAAIKEFVISQGEFIYDQLVGLEETSKKNDLPFTELPVLAALRDESRKCGSFVQSKPATSSGTLKIGSEVIGGEDGLISAGSSIVEAEENEDVKLARLLQEEEYWKSMKQKKRQGSAPGSSKYYIKINEDEIANDYPLPAYYKNSIEETDEFIVFDNDYDILNVDDLPRSMLHNWCLYNSDSRLISLELLPMKPCADIDVTIFGSGVMTGDDGSGFFLDSDGSSSGPGAKDADGMPIYLSAIKEWMIELGASMISISIRTDLAWYRLGQPSKQYALWYEPILKTAKVGRSIITLLKEQSRVARLSFAEVIKRLSGFPKDHCAYISSDPAFVERYVVVHGQIILQLFSEFPDAQIKKCPFVVGLTKKMEERHHTKWLVKKKKVVEKSGSNLNPRASMGPVVSKKKAMRATTTRLINRIWGEYYLNYSPEDSNEEEANGEKKEEEVEEEEDKEDIEEDDDEENDNAAVTEQAQKPSSISRQTKSCSNNKEILWDGEPVGTTCSGEALYMRASLRGDEISVGGAVLVELDGSDELPAIYYVEYMYETRNGSKMFHGRLMERGSQTVLGNTANEREVFLTNECTNLALKVVKETSVVDIKLLPWGHQYRKENEEASQKDRERAEDRKKKGLPTEYYCKSLYCPGEGAFFSLSCDTMGLGSGACNSCKVNEAEEAKEIFKVNSPKTGFVYRGAEYSVHDYVYLSPHLFSTERMETETFKAGRNLGLRAYVVCQVLEIIGTKESKRPGPESTQVKVRRFFRPEDISVEKAYCSDIREVYYSEETHLVTVDDIEGKCEVRKKSDLPVCNAPVTFEHIFFCEYLYDPSNGSIKQLLAATKLRYSTGGGGAESRKRKGKIKEGEDVSEVEKQRVDAEQKRLATLDIFAGCGGLSEGLRQAGISLTKWAIEYEEPAGDAFKLNHPESLVFINNCNVILRAVMEKCGDTDDCISTSEAAELAKALDEKVKNDLPLPWQVDFINGGPPCQGFSGMNRFNQSTWSKVQCEMILAFLSFADYFRPKYFLLENVRNLVSFNKGQTFRLTLASLLEMGYQVRFGILEAGAYGVSQSRKRAFIWAAAPDEILPEWPEPMHVFGVPELKINLSGNSYYAAVRSTAGGAPFRSITVRDTIGDLPAVGNGASKVNLEYEGDPISWFQKKMRGEMAVLTDHISKEMNELNLIRCQRIPKRPGADWQCLPDEKVKLSTGQIVDLIPWCLPNTAKRHNQWKGLFGRLDWEGNFPTSITDPQPMGKVGMCFHPDQDRILTVRECARSQGFRDSYQFSGNILHKHRQIGNAVPPTLAYALGRKLKEAVDSKNKAEE
- the LOC126604995 gene encoding DNA (cytosine-5)-methyltransferase 1-like isoform X2 codes for the protein MDPPPSLSCAYMCLGMTKKKKKGKPASQKAAPTGSKTKKRNLPQSTEEPSKSRKMPKRAAACTDFKEKSVHISEKSNLIESKKDRVVDQETDAILLTSGEDQDAARPNRRLTDFIVHDESGLPQPVEMLEVADMFISGTILPLNESSDKDKERGVRCEGFGRIESWNISGYEEGSPVIWLSTDVADYDCRKPASSYRKYHDQFFEKARASIEVYKKLSKSKSDTTLDELLAAIARSMSGTKFFSGTAAIKEFVISQGEFIYDQLVGLEETSKKNDLPFTELPVLAALRDESRKCGSFVQSKPATSSGTLKIGSEVIGGEDGLISAGSSIVEAEENEDVKLARLLQEEEYWKSMKQKKRQGSAPGSSKYYIKINEDEIANDYPLPAYYKNSIEETDEFIVFDNDYDILNVDDLPRSMLHNWCLYNSDSRLISLELLPMKPCADIDVTIFGSGVMTGDDGSGFFLDSDGSSSGPGAKDADGMPIYLSAIKEWMIELGASMISISIRTDLAWYRLGQPSKQYALWYEPILKTAKVGRSIITLLKEQSRVARLSFAEVIKRLSGFPKDHCAYISSDPAFVERYVVVHGQIILQLFSEFPDAQIKKCPFVVGLTKKMEERHHTKWLVKKKKVVEKSGSNLNPRASMGPVVSKKKAMRATTTRLINRIWGEYYLNYSPEDSNEEEANGEKKEEEVEEEEDKEDIEEDDDEENDNAAVTEQAQKPSSISRQTKSCSNNKEILWDGEPVGTTCSGEALYMRASLRGDEISVGGAVLVELDGSDELPAIYYVEYMYETRNGSKMFHGRLMERGSQTVLGNTANEREVFLTNECTNLALKVVKETSVVDIKLLPWGHQYRKENEEASQKDRERAEDRKKKGLPTEYYCKSLYCPGEGAFFSLSCDTMGLGSGACNSCKVNEAEEAKEIFKVNSPKTGFVYRGAEYSVHDYVYLSPHLFSTERMETETFKAGRNLGLRAYVVCQVLEIIGTKESKRPGPESTQVKVRRFFRPEDISVEKAYCSDIREVYYSEETHLVTVDDIEGKCEVRKKSDLPVCNAPVTFEHIFFCEYLYDPSNGSIKQLLAATKLRYSTGGGGAESRKRKGKIKEGEDVSEVEKQRVDAEQKRLATLDIFAGCGGLSEGLRQAGISLTKWAIEYEEPAGDAFKLNHPESLVFINNCNVILRAVMEKCGDTDDCISTSEAAELAKALDEKVKNDLPLPWQVDFINGGPPCQGFSGMNRFNQSTWSKVQCEMILAFLSFADYFRPKYFLLENVRNLVSFNKGQTFRLTLASLLEMGYQVRFGILEAGAYGVSQSRKRAFIWAAAPDEILPEWPEPMHVFGVPELKINLSGNSYYAAVRSTAGGAPFRSITVRDTIGDLPAVGNGASKVNLEYEGDPISWFQKKMRGEMAVLTDHISKEMNELNLIRCQRIPKRPGADWQCLPDEKVKLSTGQIVDLIPWCLPNTAKRHNQWKGLFGRLDWEGNFPTSITDPQPMGKVGMCFHPDQDRILTVRECARSQGFRDSYQFSGNILHKHRQIGNAVPPTLAYALGRKLKEAVDSKNKAEE